A genomic segment from Paenibacillus sp. FSL K6-1096 encodes:
- a CDS encoding RluA family pseudouridine synthase: MADQHHGAAGQPGSGQSRFEILYEDNHLLGIVKPVNIPVQEDATGDKDLLTLLKEDVKERYAKPGNVFMGLVHRLDRPVGGAMIFAKTSKAASRLSESVRTHAFQKVYLAVIHGQLPGSEARLEHTLLKDPKSNTVRVVRRGTPGGKDAILDYTVIGSEEGYSLVKIELLTGRSHQIRVQLSDVGCPLYGDQKYGAAVNRPGQQIALWSALTRIPHPVTKEEVELLSLPPRDYPWNLWPAKVQKQAVL, from the coding sequence ATGGCCGATCAGCATCACGGAGCTGCCGGACAACCCGGCAGCGGGCAGTCCCGGTTCGAGATTCTGTATGAGGATAACCACCTGCTGGGTATCGTGAAGCCGGTGAATATTCCCGTTCAGGAGGATGCTACGGGCGACAAGGATCTGCTGACCCTCCTGAAGGAAGACGTGAAGGAACGGTATGCCAAGCCCGGGAATGTATTCATGGGCCTGGTTCACCGGCTGGACCGCCCCGTCGGCGGAGCGATGATCTTCGCCAAGACGTCGAAGGCCGCCTCCCGGCTGTCCGAGAGCGTCCGCACCCATGCCTTCCAGAAGGTCTATCTGGCCGTCATTCATGGCCAGCTGCCGGGCTCAGAGGCGCGCCTGGAGCATACGCTGCTGAAGGACCCTAAGAGCAATACCGTCCGGGTCGTCCGGCGGGGAACGCCGGGCGGCAAGGACGCCATTCTCGATTATACGGTCATCGGCAGCGAAGAGGGTTATTCCCTGGTGAAGATTGAGCTGCTGACCGGCCGCTCGCACCAGATCCGCGTTCAGCTCAGCGATGTCGGCTGTCCGCTCTATGGCGACCAGAAATACGGAGCCGCCGTGAACCGGCCGGGGCAGCAGATTGCCCTCTGGTCGGCCCTCACCCGCATCCCGCATCCGGTCACCAAAGAAGAGGTCGAGCTTCTCTCACTGCCTCCCCGGGATTATCCCTGGAATCTATGGCCCGCCAAAGTTCAAAAGCAGGCTGTCCTATAA
- a CDS encoding class I SAM-dependent methyltransferase has protein sequence MYIATDWKDYEVLDTGGGEKLERWGDIVLRRPDPQIIWPLASESAKWRDVHGHYHRSSAGGGQWEMKKAIPEDWKISYGKLKFHLRPTNFKHTGLFPEQAANWRWMMDKIAAANRPISVLNLFAYTGGATVAAASAGASVVHVDAAKGMVQWAKENVALSGLADKPVRFITDDVFKFVQREQRRGSKYDAIIMDPPSYGRGPGGEMWKLESSLYPFLESCMQIMSERPLFMLINSYTTGISPTVLRNMLAMTMGKRYGGKLNSGEIGLPITASGMNLPCGILGRWEA, from the coding sequence ATGTATATAGCGACTGACTGGAAGGACTATGAAGTGCTGGATACCGGGGGCGGGGAGAAGCTGGAGCGCTGGGGGGACATTGTGCTGCGCCGTCCGGACCCGCAGATCATCTGGCCGCTGGCCTCAGAGAGCGCCAAATGGCGCGATGTGCACGGGCATTATCACCGCAGCTCTGCCGGAGGCGGACAATGGGAGATGAAGAAGGCCATCCCGGAAGACTGGAAAATCAGCTACGGCAAGCTGAAATTCCACCTCCGCCCGACCAACTTTAAGCACACCGGGCTGTTCCCGGAGCAGGCGGCCAACTGGCGCTGGATGATGGACAAGATCGCCGCTGCAAACCGGCCGATCTCCGTGCTTAACTTGTTCGCCTATACCGGCGGTGCAACGGTGGCGGCGGCAAGCGCCGGAGCTTCTGTCGTGCATGTCGATGCCGCCAAGGGCATGGTGCAGTGGGCCAAGGAGAACGTCGCCTTGTCCGGTCTGGCTGACAAGCCGGTCCGCTTCATTACGGACGATGTGTTCAAGTTCGTCCAGCGTGAACAGCGCCGCGGCAGCAAATACGATGCCATTATTATGGACCCTCCCTCCTACGGAAGAGGGCCGGGCGGTGAGATGTGGAAGCTGGAATCCAGCCTCTATCCGTTCTTGGAGAGCTGTATGCAGATTATGAGCGAACGTCCGTTGTTCATGCTCATTAACTCCTACACGACCGGGATCTCGCCTACTGTACTGCGCAATATGCTGGCGATGACCATGGGTAAGCGTTATGGCGGCAAGCTGAACTCCGGTGAGATCGGCCTGCCGATTACAGCCTCCGGCATGAATCTGCCCTGCGGGATTCTGGGCCGCTGGGAGGCGTAA
- the gyrA gene encoding DNA gyrase subunit A: MSSLSEQFMPAFLEEVVGDRFGRYSKYIIQDRAIPDVRDGLKPVQRRILYAMYDSGNTPDKPYRKSAKTVGDVMGNYHPHGDSSIYDGMVRMAQPWKMGHVLVDGHGNWGSMDDDPAAAMRYTEARLSPIAMEMMRDIEKRTVLFKDNFDNTAKEPVVVPSRYPNLLVNGTSGISAGFATEIPPHNLREVIDACIAVMQKPDIALEDIMTFIKGPDFPTGGTIMGGDGIMDAYRTGKGRIYLRSKTEIENLRGGKQQIVITEVPFQVVKSRLVTSMENIRLEKKIEGIAEVRDESGREGLRIVVELKKEADANGILAYLLKKTDLQITYNFNMVAIVNKAPQQLGLKAILEAYIAHQREVVTHRTRFDLERAEDRAHVLEGLVKALNILDEVIAAIKASKNRQDAQNNLVWMFGFSERQADSILTLQLYRLTNLEIHSLQKELDETQKRIATLQGILDSDKKLIAVIRKELLEIRDKYGIDRRSLIQGEVEELKVNMEVLVNAEDVLVALSADGYIKRTGMLSFTRSGGERHASGVKEGDHIVKLLDLNTRDSLLVFTRKGQYFLLPVHQIPEFKWKEPGTAIVNVISLAKGDGVVSVLPVGNLEDPQASLVFVTRKGQVKRTELKEYSTSRSGAVAACKVAEGDEILNVSLSTGDKDIVLVTQGGMSIRFKESEVNPMGRVASGVRGIQLREGDEVVSCFWISEDEGELLAVSDIGYAKRSLMVDYPSQSRGGKGMPTFEFKEGKRVRPNGSRLAGAFYCKEPLELTAITQSGAVYSFSSEAAPIGERRSTGKQMVAIEKKDEIAIVFKTVK; encoded by the coding sequence ATGAGCAGTTTGTCAGAGCAATTTATGCCGGCTTTTCTGGAAGAGGTCGTAGGCGACCGGTTCGGCCGGTATTCCAAATATATTATTCAGGACCGGGCGATTCCCGATGTCCGTGACGGGCTGAAGCCTGTGCAGCGCCGGATTCTGTATGCCATGTACGATTCGGGCAATACCCCGGATAAGCCGTACCGCAAATCCGCCAAAACAGTCGGGGACGTCATGGGGAACTATCATCCCCACGGGGATTCCTCGATCTATGACGGTATGGTGCGGATGGCCCAGCCCTGGAAGATGGGGCATGTGCTGGTAGACGGGCACGGCAACTGGGGTTCGATGGATGACGACCCGGCAGCAGCCATGCGTTATACCGAAGCGCGCCTGTCTCCGATTGCTATGGAGATGATGCGCGACATCGAGAAGCGCACCGTGCTCTTCAAGGACAACTTCGACAATACGGCCAAGGAGCCGGTTGTCGTTCCTTCCCGTTACCCGAATCTGCTGGTGAACGGAACGAGCGGAATCTCCGCCGGGTTCGCCACCGAGATTCCGCCGCACAACCTGCGGGAAGTCATCGATGCCTGCATCGCCGTGATGCAGAAGCCCGATATTGCCCTTGAGGATATCATGACCTTCATCAAGGGGCCGGACTTCCCTACAGGGGGAACGATTATGGGCGGGGATGGAATTATGGATGCCTACCGCACCGGCAAAGGCCGCATCTATCTGCGCTCCAAGACGGAGATTGAGAATCTGCGCGGCGGCAAGCAGCAGATCGTCATCACCGAGGTGCCGTTCCAGGTCGTGAAGTCACGGCTGGTAACCTCGATGGAGAACATCCGTCTGGAGAAGAAGATTGAGGGCATTGCCGAAGTGCGCGATGAGAGCGGCCGCGAGGGACTGCGGATTGTGGTGGAGCTGAAGAAGGAAGCGGATGCGAACGGCATTCTGGCCTATCTGCTCAAAAAAACCGATCTGCAGATCACCTACAACTTCAACATGGTCGCCATTGTCAACAAAGCGCCGCAGCAGCTCGGTCTGAAGGCGATTCTGGAGGCCTATATCGCCCACCAGCGTGAGGTGGTTACGCACCGGACCCGGTTCGATCTGGAGCGGGCGGAGGACCGCGCCCATGTCCTGGAGGGACTGGTCAAGGCGCTGAACATTCTGGACGAAGTAATCGCTGCCATCAAGGCCTCGAAGAACCGCCAGGATGCGCAGAATAACCTGGTGTGGATGTTCGGCTTCAGCGAACGCCAGGCCGATTCCATTCTGACCCTGCAGCTCTACCGTCTGACCAATCTGGAGATTCATTCGCTGCAGAAGGAGCTGGACGAGACCCAGAAACGGATTGCAACCCTGCAGGGGATTCTGGACAGCGACAAGAAGCTGATCGCCGTCATCCGCAAGGAGCTGCTGGAGATCCGCGACAAATACGGGATCGACCGCCGTTCCCTGATCCAGGGCGAGGTGGAGGAGCTTAAGGTCAACATGGAGGTGCTGGTGAACGCTGAGGATGTGCTGGTGGCATTGTCTGCCGACGGTTATATCAAGCGGACAGGCATGTTGTCCTTCACCCGCTCAGGCGGGGAACGCCATGCCTCAGGCGTCAAGGAAGGCGACCACATTGTTAAGCTGCTGGACCTGAATACCCGGGACAGCCTGCTCGTATTTACCCGCAAGGGCCAATACTTCCTGCTGCCGGTGCATCAGATCCCGGAATTCAAGTGGAAGGAGCCGGGGACCGCGATTGTCAACGTCATCAGTCTGGCCAAGGGCGACGGCGTGGTCAGTGTGCTGCCGGTCGGTAATCTGGAGGACCCTCAGGCCAGTCTGGTCTTCGTCACCCGCAAGGGCCAGGTGAAGCGTACCGAGCTGAAGGAATACTCCACCAGCCGTTCAGGAGCCGTTGCCGCATGCAAGGTGGCTGAGGGAGATGAGATCCTTAACGTGTCGCTCAGCACCGGAGACAAGGATATCGTGCTGGTTACCCAAGGCGGCATGAGTATCCGCTTCAAGGAGAGCGAAGTGAACCCGATGGGCCGGGTGGCCAGCGGGGTCCGGGGGATTCAGCTCCGGGAAGGGGACGAAGTGGTCTCCTGCTTCTGGATCAGCGAGGATGAGGGTGAGCTGCTGGCCGTGTCTGACATCGGCTACGCCAAGCGCTCGCTGATGGTCGATTATCCGTCCCAGAGCCGAGGGGGCAAAGGGATGCCGACCTTTGAATTCAAGGAGGGCAAGCGTGTCCGCCCGAACGGCAGCAGGCTGGCAGGCGCCTTCTACTGCAAGGAGCCGCTGGAGCTGACCGCGATTACCCAGAGCGGGGCCGTCTATTCCTTCTCCTCCGAAGCCGCGCCGATCGGGGAGCGCCGCTCCACCGGGAAGCAGATGGTGGCAATCGAGAAGAAGGACGAGATCGCAATTGTTTTTAAGACTGTGAAGTAA
- the parE gene encoding DNA topoisomerase IV subunit B, with amino-acid sequence MLEQIDMFAKVSKNAGAGGSGYDADDIQVLEGLVAVRKRPGMYIGSTSSSGLHHLVWEIVDNAVDEHLAKFCTKIEITMRKDGSVTVIDNGRGIPTGMHKTGVPTPQVVFTILHAGGKFGGSGYKKSGGLHGVGASVTNALSEWLEVEIYREGKTHRQRFEYWVDESGKEHVGEPVTGLEILGNTNKTGTKITFKPDIRVFTAGISLNYDTLAERVQEIAFLNSGLRIVLSDERSGRQDEFFYEGGASQFVQFLNEGKDVLHDVIHFSSEKDDIEVEIALQYNAGYTETIASFVNSIPTRSGGTHETGFKTAYTRVLNEYARRTQLLKEKDKNLEGNDLREGMMAVISVKMSDVEFVGQTKDQLGSASARSAVDFIVSERMARFLEENPQVAQSLLKKSIQASKAREAARKARDEIRSGKKRSESSNLGGKLSPAQSKDVTRTEIFIVEGDSAGGSAKQGRDSKLQAILPLKGKPMNPEKAKLLDILKNDEYKAIISAIGAGIGPDFTVEDSNYSKIIIMTDADTDGAHIQVLLLTFFYRYMKPLIDAGKVYIAQPPLYKLTRKSGKLETVRYAWSDEQLQNYLKEFGKNFELQRYKGLGEMNPEQLWETTMNPDTRTLLQVQIEDAAKAERRVSTLMGDKVDPRKRWIVENVDFTEIVE; translated from the coding sequence ATGCTCGAACAGATCGATATGTTTGCAAAAGTCTCCAAGAACGCCGGTGCCGGCGGGTCTGGATACGATGCTGACGACATTCAGGTGCTCGAAGGTCTGGTTGCGGTCCGCAAACGGCCCGGCATGTATATTGGCAGTACGAGTTCCTCGGGTCTGCACCATTTGGTATGGGAAATAGTTGATAATGCCGTAGATGAGCATTTAGCGAAATTTTGCACGAAGATTGAAATTACAATGCGCAAGGACGGATCGGTCACTGTCATTGACAACGGGCGGGGGATTCCGACCGGAATGCATAAGACCGGAGTTCCGACTCCACAGGTCGTATTCACGATCCTCCATGCCGGGGGCAAGTTCGGCGGCTCGGGCTACAAGAAATCAGGCGGTCTGCACGGCGTTGGCGCTTCAGTAACCAATGCGCTGTCCGAGTGGCTTGAGGTGGAGATCTACCGTGAGGGTAAAACCCACCGCCAGCGCTTTGAATACTGGGTTGATGAGAGCGGAAAGGAGCATGTCGGCGAGCCTGTAACAGGCCTTGAGATTCTCGGCAATACGAACAAGACCGGTACGAAGATTACCTTCAAGCCGGATATTCGCGTCTTCACCGCCGGAATCTCGCTTAACTACGATACGCTTGCTGAACGGGTGCAGGAGATTGCCTTCCTGAACTCCGGTCTTAGAATCGTTCTGAGCGATGAGCGGAGCGGACGCCAGGACGAATTCTTCTACGAAGGCGGCGCGAGCCAATTCGTCCAGTTCCTGAACGAGGGCAAGGATGTGCTGCATGATGTCATTCATTTCAGCTCAGAGAAGGACGACATTGAAGTGGAGATTGCGCTGCAATATAATGCGGGGTACACAGAGACCATTGCGTCGTTCGTGAACTCGATCCCTACCCGCAGCGGGGGGACGCATGAGACCGGCTTCAAGACGGCGTATACCCGGGTGCTGAACGAATATGCCCGCCGGACCCAGCTCCTGAAGGAGAAGGATAAGAACCTGGAGGGCAATGACCTGCGGGAAGGCATGATGGCGGTCATCAGCGTGAAGATGTCGGATGTGGAATTCGTCGGACAGACGAAGGATCAGCTCGGCAGCGCCTCAGCGCGCAGCGCCGTGGACTTTATTGTCTCCGAGCGGATGGCGCGCTTCCTGGAGGAGAATCCCCAGGTCGCGCAGAGCCTGCTGAAGAAGTCGATTCAGGCGTCCAAGGCCCGCGAAGCAGCCCGCAAGGCGCGCGATGAGATCCGCAGCGGCAAGAAGCGCAGCGAGAGCTCGAACCTTGGCGGCAAGCTGTCGCCTGCCCAGTCCAAGGATGTGACGCGGACCGAGATTTTCATCGTGGAAGGGGACTCTGCCGGAGGCTCTGCGAAGCAGGGCCGCGATTCCAAGCTTCAGGCCATTCTGCCGCTGAAGGGCAAGCCGATGAACCCGGAGAAGGCCAAGCTGCTGGATATCCTGAAGAATGACGAGTACAAGGCGATTATCTCCGCCATCGGCGCGGGAATCGGTCCTGATTTCACCGTCGAGGACAGCAATTATTCCAAGATCATCATTATGACGGATGCCGACACGGATGGAGCGCACATCCAGGTGCTGCTGCTGACCTTCTTCTACCGCTACATGAAGCCTCTGATCGATGCCGGCAAGGTCTACATCGCCCAGCCTCCGCTCTATAAGCTGACGCGCAAATCCGGCAAGCTGGAGACCGTCCGCTACGCCTGGAGCGATGAGCAGCTGCAGAATTACCTGAAGGAGTTCGGTAAGAATTTCGAGCTGCAGCGGTACAAGGGATTGGGCGAGATGAACCCGGAGCAGCTGTGGGAGACGACCATGAACCCGGATACCCGCACGCTTCTGCAGGTGCAGATCGAGGATGCCGCCAAGGCGGAACGCCGCGTTTCCACGCTGATGGGCGACAAGGTAGACCCGCGCAAGCGCTGGATTGTCGAGAACGTCGATTTCACGGAGATCGTGGAATAA
- a CDS encoding MarR family transcriptional regulator — MHSTEFSKIWHKILKDYKLHMDSKLAPTLTDAQLTVLELLQERDAMKPSDLAPHLATSPAAVTMLLDRMEKHNLIVRERDASDRRIVWVSITETGKQETQRGLKIRSDFFAEALDPISSHNQQLLLYLMGKMAVNPAAEEASSVQSL, encoded by the coding sequence GTGCACTCCACTGAATTCAGTAAAATCTGGCATAAGATACTCAAGGACTATAAGCTACATATGGACAGCAAGCTTGCCCCTACACTGACGGATGCCCAGCTTACCGTGCTGGAATTGCTGCAGGAACGTGACGCGATGAAGCCTTCTGATTTGGCTCCTCATCTGGCGACCAGCCCGGCGGCTGTCACGATGCTGCTTGACCGGATGGAGAAGCACAATCTGATTGTCCGCGAACGCGATGCTTCCGACCGCAGAATCGTCTGGGTGAGCATCACCGAGACAGGCAAGCAGGAGACTCAGCGCGGACTGAAGATCCGCAGTGACTTTTTTGCCGAAGCCCTTGATCCGATCTCCTCGCATAACCAGCAGCTGCTGCTCTATCTCATGGGGAAGATGGCCGTAAACCCGGCAGCGGAGGAAGCCTCTTCAGTCCAGTCCTTATAA
- a CDS encoding ABC transporter ATP-binding protein, with translation MARPTTEEPGGVVLSARGVRKKIGRKWIIDDVTFDVREGEIFGFLGPNGAGKTTTIRMLVDLIRPSEGSITVCGYNVNKNPEQALQYVGSIVENPEVYTYLTGWENLQHFARMQPGVDEARIAEVVDIVRLDQRIHDKVSTYSLGMRQRLGIAQALLGRPRLLILDEPTNGLDPKGIKELREFIRKLADEGLAVFVSSHLLSEIQLLCDRVAIISKGRVLAVGGVDELVARNSPYVLWELEPLGRAREIMAARPDIQLLEPDEVTLDDSVIAGMGANSQITAMEEDLIPEIVAVLVTKEVEIRAVHKINPTLEQLFLKLTEGESID, from the coding sequence ATGGCGAGACCAACAACCGAGGAACCCGGCGGAGTAGTTCTGTCTGCCCGGGGAGTCCGCAAAAAGATCGGCCGCAAATGGATCATTGATGATGTCACGTTTGACGTCAGGGAAGGGGAAATCTTCGGCTTTCTCGGCCCGAACGGTGCCGGCAAAACCACAACCATCCGCATGCTGGTGGACCTGATCCGGCCCAGTGAGGGAAGCATCACCGTCTGCGGCTATAATGTGAACAAGAACCCAGAGCAGGCGCTGCAATATGTCGGCTCCATCGTCGAGAATCCTGAGGTATACACCTATCTGACGGGCTGGGAGAACCTGCAGCATTTCGCACGGATGCAGCCTGGGGTAGACGAGGCAAGAATTGCGGAGGTCGTGGATATCGTCCGTCTGGATCAGCGCATTCACGACAAGGTCAGTACATATTCGCTCGGGATGCGCCAGCGGCTGGGGATTGCCCAGGCGCTGCTGGGCCGTCCGCGGCTGCTGATTCTGGATGAGCCGACGAACGGCCTCGACCCCAAGGGAATCAAGGAGCTGCGCGAATTCATCCGAAAGCTGGCAGACGAAGGTCTGGCGGTGTTTGTCTCCAGCCATCTGCTGAGCGAGATTCAATTGCTGTGTGACCGGGTGGCGATTATCAGCAAAGGCCGTGTACTGGCTGTAGGCGGTGTAGACGAGCTGGTTGCCCGCAACTCTCCCTATGTGCTGTGGGAGCTGGAGCCGCTCGGGCGGGCCAGAGAGATCATGGCTGCGCGGCCGGATATTCAGCTGCTGGAGCCGGATGAGGTCACGCTGGATGATTCGGTGATCGCAGGCATGGGAGCGAACTCCCAGATTACGGCGATGGAAGAGGACTTGATCCCGGAGATTGTGGCCGTGCTGGTTACGAAAGAGGTAGAAATCCGCGCAGTGCATAAAATCAACCCTACACTGGAACAGCTATTCTTGAAGCTAACGGAAGGTGAATCTATTGACTAA
- a CDS encoding helix-turn-helix domain-containing protein — protein MYNLSELYYPITANPAGGGEYLPCRPLLPYIRCFWESAAAAQPRKQQTETIIPDTCMDIIWEWDGENGEANGIFCGINDTSFEAGQTVQPASRQRFAIRFHFWAVHLFADEPMTDVLNVHVPVEHYFHTFRRELGERLQHAGTMAERIAAAEVFLLRRLERAGRSSDGMMNAVHRLLQSKGRVSSGMLEDSTGISSRQLERLFRRHIGLPPKKVADLIRFQNVWLDLYRSPRRPGVMQDMVYAYGYSHQSHLINNFKKFAGRTPLEALVKARS, from the coding sequence ATGTACAACCTGTCGGAGCTGTATTATCCGATTACGGCTAACCCTGCCGGGGGCGGAGAATATCTGCCTTGCAGGCCGCTCCTGCCGTATATCCGCTGCTTCTGGGAATCCGCGGCTGCGGCACAGCCCCGGAAGCAGCAGACTGAGACGATCATTCCCGACACCTGTATGGACATTATATGGGAATGGGACGGGGAGAACGGAGAGGCGAACGGAATTTTTTGCGGCATCAACGATACGTCCTTTGAAGCCGGACAGACAGTACAGCCCGCTTCCCGGCAGCGGTTCGCCATCCGCTTTCATTTCTGGGCGGTGCATCTGTTCGCGGACGAGCCCATGACAGATGTGCTGAATGTTCATGTTCCGGTGGAGCATTATTTCCACACCTTCCGCCGGGAGCTGGGAGAACGGCTGCAGCATGCCGGGACGATGGCTGAGCGCATTGCGGCGGCTGAAGTCTTCCTGCTGCGGAGATTGGAGCGGGCAGGCCGCAGCAGCGACGGGATGATGAATGCGGTGCATAGACTGCTTCAGTCCAAGGGAAGGGTAAGCTCAGGGATGCTGGAGGACAGCACTGGCATCAGCAGCCGCCAGCTGGAACGGCTGTTCCGCCGCCATATCGGCCTTCCGCCCAAGAAGGTGGCCGACCTGATCCGCTTCCAGAATGTCTGGCTGGATCTGTACCGTTCCCCCCGGCGGCCGGGAGTGATGCAGGATATGGTGTACGCTTACGGCTACAGCCACCAGTCACATTTAATCAACAATTTCAAGAAATTCGCGGGCAGGACGCCGCTGGAGGCGCTGGTGAAGGCCCGGAGCTGA
- a CDS encoding GDSL-type esterase/lipase family protein yields MNDSKWTWRAVSLASILATLLLITGFVYAAGDILNPKGEQFLSSLPQETTAPDAAASDEFRILALGDSLAKGTGDNSGEGFVQRTLKSLAEHGGKAELMGNMGINGLTTAALQSKLKEEGVQYALRQANLILISIGGNDLFRGSNILGTGSSSGQTASSADAAQHTDGAATPETGDPADQKVEGSTSVPTASADDLSPESLLAALPQASERLGQILKTISEINPQARIFYVGLYNPFGDIPDLLVPGNQAVTAWNNAAMDIINTHSNMTLVPTFDLFNGHLDKYLSSDHFHPNGEGYQRMSERIVQAVR; encoded by the coding sequence TTGAACGATTCCAAATGGACCTGGAGGGCAGTAAGTCTTGCGTCCATCCTGGCCACTTTACTATTGATTACGGGGTTTGTGTATGCCGCAGGCGATATCCTGAACCCGAAGGGAGAGCAATTCCTGTCCTCTCTTCCGCAGGAGACCACAGCACCAGATGCGGCCGCAAGCGATGAGTTCAGGATTCTGGCGCTGGGCGATTCGCTGGCCAAAGGGACCGGGGACAACTCCGGCGAAGGCTTCGTTCAGCGGACGCTGAAGTCGTTAGCGGAGCACGGCGGCAAGGCTGAGCTGATGGGCAATATGGGCATTAACGGCCTCACAACAGCCGCGCTCCAGAGCAAGCTGAAGGAGGAGGGCGTGCAGTATGCGCTGCGTCAGGCGAATCTCATCCTGATCTCAATCGGCGGCAACGACCTGTTCCGCGGCTCGAATATTCTCGGGACAGGCAGCAGCAGCGGACAGACTGCTTCGTCAGCGGATGCAGCGCAGCACACGGACGGAGCCGCAACACCTGAGACTGGAGACCCAGCGGACCAGAAGGTCGAAGGCTCTACTTCAGTGCCTACAGCCTCAGCAGATGATCTGTCTCCCGAATCGCTGCTCGCTGCCTTGCCGCAGGCTTCGGAGCGGCTGGGCCAGATCCTGAAGACGATATCTGAGATTAATCCGCAGGCCAGAATCTTTTATGTGGGACTGTATAATCCGTTTGGCGATATCCCGGACCTGCTGGTGCCGGGCAATCAGGCGGTTACCGCGTGGAACAATGCCGCCATGGATATTATTAATACCCATAGCAATATGACGCTGGTTCCGACCTTTGACTTGTTTAACGGACATCTGGACAAGTACCTCTCCAGTGATCATTTTCACCCGAACGGGGAGGGGTATCAGCGGATGAGCGAGCGGATTGTCCAGGCGGTACGGTAA
- a CDS encoding VOC family protein produces the protein MITSFDGINLYSKNPAALAAFYSEVLGIPVPFEGYGEHDGAKIAFERTQPGIIIWNAAKWENLTTGTVNLVFSCSSLDETYEQLKARGLDCQPPSTMEYGGKEMNFRDPDGNGITLLEGGY, from the coding sequence ATGATTACATCGTTTGACGGCATTAATCTGTACAGCAAGAATCCGGCGGCCTTGGCCGCTTTCTATTCGGAGGTACTCGGCATCCCGGTTCCCTTTGAGGGCTACGGGGAGCACGACGGGGCAAAAATTGCCTTCGAACGTACCCAGCCGGGGATTATCATCTGGAATGCCGCCAAGTGGGAGAACCTGACGACCGGGACGGTGAACCTGGTATTCTCCTGCAGCAGCCTGGATGAGACGTACGAGCAGTTGAAGGCCAGAGGCCTGGATTGTCAGCCCCCGTCAACGATGGAGTACGGCGGTAAAGAAATGAACTTCCGTGACCCGGATGGCAACGGCATCACCTTGCTCGAAGGCGGATACTGA
- a CDS encoding ABC transporter permease — protein MTNLLPLIRNECLKIIKKKRFYVILLILLVLVPMFTYAQMRVAERSRDKFNSDWRLEIQQRITDNQNSLGSDRIPEEWKSYRRIFVQQLQYYLDHDVNPNEPSGVTFTREFLSNSVSLFIPLLIMAIASDLVSGERTTGTIKMLLTRPVRRWKVLLSKMTALLMFVSLIVLAAYVVSYLISGLAFGYKGFNVPVFTGFQISGDTVDMSTVHAVPQWKYLLMQGGLVWFVSVVVALLAFMVSVLVRSTAASIVVMMAALIAGTILTNMASAWTAAKYLFMVNMELTRYLAGTPAPIEGMTLGFSMAVLGVWGLAAVIISFAVFTKRDILN, from the coding sequence TTGACTAACCTGCTGCCGCTCATCCGCAATGAGTGTCTGAAGATCATCAAAAAGAAACGTTTCTATGTCATCCTGCTTATACTGCTGGTATTGGTGCCGATGTTCACCTACGCCCAGATGCGCGTTGCGGAACGCAGCCGTGACAAATTCAACTCGGACTGGAGGCTGGAGATCCAGCAGCGGATTACCGATAACCAGAATTCGCTCGGCAGCGACCGGATTCCGGAGGAGTGGAAGTCGTACCGGCGGATTTTTGTCCAGCAGCTGCAGTATTATCTGGATCATGACGTCAATCCGAACGAGCCGAGCGGGGTTACGTTTACCCGGGAATTCCTCAGCAATTCGGTCTCTCTGTTCATTCCGCTGCTGATCATGGCGATCGCCTCCGACCTGGTGTCCGGGGAGCGGACAACAGGCACGATCAAGATGCTGCTGACCCGTCCGGTCCGGCGCTGGAAGGTGCTGCTGAGCAAAATGACCGCCCTGCTGATGTTCGTGTCGCTGATCGTCCTGGCGGCGTATGTGGTCAGCTATCTGATATCGGGGCTGGCTTTTGGCTATAAAGGGTTCAATGTTCCCGTCTTCACCGGCTTCCAGATCAGCGGCGATACGGTAGATATGTCTACCGTTCATGCAGTGCCGCAGTGGAAGTACTTGCTGATGCAGGGCGGACTTGTCTGGTTCGTGAGCGTTGTTGTGGCTCTGCTGGCCTTCATGGTGTCAGTGCTGGTACGCAGCACGGCGGCAAGCATTGTCGTGATGATGGCGGCGCTGATTGCCGGAACGATTCTGACCAATATGGCTTCCGCCTGGACGGCGGCCAAATATTTATTTATGGTCAACATGGAGCTTACCCGGTATTTAGCCGGAACCCCCGCCCCGATTGAGGGCATGACGCTTGGCTTCTCCATGGCGGTTCTGGGTGTTTGGGGGCTTGCTGCCGTAATCATTTCATTCGCCGTCTTTACGAAACGGGATATTTTGAATTAG